In the genome of Oscarella lobularis chromosome 1, ooOscLobu1.1, whole genome shotgun sequence, one region contains:
- the LOC136195010 gene encoding uncharacterized protein isoform X1, producing MQESRQESRWKLALECLRKCRWRPDLYALRGYGLITLEEYRSLSTLSTEKQTEMLLSEILAEKSPLYFQDLDKMLRETERELVDVIARDVLRRFTAARYVDVPSEKGKKLSSTSKDLSESDDSTAVIALNFDAMTLVFRKTQTLRKDIGEAGGVIASESFTVTISPGAIVDRSLRTGFTVYEYQPEESKNVDDDTEVTDIIVLHPCGTKFAKNVEIRMNYNNSWQSDISLLYEGPHVGVFYTTSLHYSFVTVNRNEAELPLCLDHDGAEMTASLSRSSIDISTKHFCKLFACLFGCAGHCYRPLAFGRWIKGESLRTATIDLHFTSSKSSYVDHVERCNKGLPQLLKDYNVRLFLSRSDPIRIKITRISPGWNLISTSPREISKQELIQAKKSPSKYCSRSFMLEKEDEDAADVPWLEVQLTGGKKTDCLLTLKEYTSSLVLVRLKQLVLISLVSLLRACLHDSTASLVRCR from the exons ATGCAAGAAAGCAGACAAGAAAGCCGTTGGAAGCTCGCTTTGGAATGCTTGCGCAAATGCAGATGGCGTCCAGATTTATATGCTCTTCGGGGATATGGTCTAATCACTCTCGAGGAGTACAGATCGCTGTCTACGTTGTCTACAGAGAAGCAGACAGAGATGCTGCTCTCTGAAATTCTTGCTGAGAAAAGCCCGCTCTATTTTCAAGATTTGGACAAAATGCTTCGCGAGACAGAAAGAGAACTCGTCGATGTCATTGCCAGAGATGTACTTAGAAGATTCACGGCAGCGCGCTACGTTGATGTTCCATcagagaaaggaaagaagctCTCAAGCACTTCTAAG GATTTGTcagaaagcgacgattcTACCGCTGTTATTGCACTTAACTTCGATGCTATGACACTGGTATTCAGAAAAACACAAACGTTGCGGAAAGATATTGGTGAAGCTGGAGGAGTAATTGCTTCTGAGTCTTTTACAGTGACTATTTCCCCTGGAGCAATAGTAGACAGAAGTTTACGAACGGGATTTACTGTTTATGAATACCAGCCAGAAGAATCCAAAAACGTTGATGACGACACGGAAGTAACAGACATCATAGTCTTACATCCTTGCGGCACGAAATTTGCAAAGAATGTTGAAATCAGGATGAATTATAACAACTCTTGGCAATCTGACATCTCTCTCTTATATGAAGGACCACATGTTGGCGTCTTTTATACCACCTCGTTGCATTACAGCTTTGTCACGGTCAATAGGAATGAGGCTGAACTACCACTATGTCTTGATCACGATGGGGCTGAAATGACAGCTAGTCTTAGTCGGTCATCTATTGATATAAGCACAAAGCACTTTTGCAAGCTGTTTGCATGTCTATTTGGATGTGCTGGGCACTGCTATCGACCGTTGGCTTTTGGAAGGTGGATAAAAGGTGAATCCCTACGCACAGCAACAATTGATCTGCATtttacgtcatcaaagtcATCTtacgttgaccacgttgaaaGATGCAACAAAGGCTTGCCTCAACTATTGAAAGATTACAACGTCAGGCTATTCCTTTCGCGATCTGATCCAATTAGGATCAAAATTACGAGAATTTCTCCTGGTTGGAATCTGATATCTACTTCTCcgagagaaatttcaaagCAAGAGTTGATTCAAGCAAAGAAATCTCCTTCAAAATACTGCTCGCGTAGCTTTATGCTAGagaaagaagatgaagatgcTGCTGACGTTCCGTGGCTTGAGGTTCAACTAACGGGAGGAAAGAAAACCGACTGCTTGCTCACATTGAAAGAGTACACTTCATCTCTTGTG CTAGTAAGATTAAAGCAGCTGGTGCTAATCTCTCTGGTAAGTTTATTAAGAGCATGTCTGCATGATAGTACTGCGAGTCTCGTCAGGTGTAGGTGA
- the LOC136195010 gene encoding uncharacterized protein isoform X3 codes for MQESRQESRWKLALECLRKCRWRPDLYALRGYGLITLEEYRSLSTLSTEKQTEMLLSEILAEKSPLYFQDLDKMLRETERELVDVIARDVLRRFTAARYVDVPSEKGKKLSSTSKDLSESDDSTAVIALNFDAMTLVFRKTQTLRKDIGEAGGVIASESFTVTISPGAIVDRSLRTGFTVYEYQPEESKNVDDDTEVTDIIVLHPCGTKFAKNVEIRMNYNNSWQSDISLLYEGPHVGVFYTTSLHYSFVTVNRNEAELPLCLDHDGAEMTASLSRSSIDISTKHFCKLFACLFGCAGHCYRPLAFGRWIKGESLRTATIDLHFTSSKSSYVDHVERCNKGLPQLLKDYNVRLFLSRSDPIRIKITRISPGWNLISTSPREISKQELIQAKKSPSKYCSRSFMLEKEDEDAADVPWLEVQLTGGKKTDCLLTLKEYTSSLV; via the exons ATGCAAGAAAGCAGACAAGAAAGCCGTTGGAAGCTCGCTTTGGAATGCTTGCGCAAATGCAGATGGCGTCCAGATTTATATGCTCTTCGGGGATATGGTCTAATCACTCTCGAGGAGTACAGATCGCTGTCTACGTTGTCTACAGAGAAGCAGACAGAGATGCTGCTCTCTGAAATTCTTGCTGAGAAAAGCCCGCTCTATTTTCAAGATTTGGACAAAATGCTTCGCGAGACAGAAAGAGAACTCGTCGATGTCATTGCCAGAGATGTACTTAGAAGATTCACGGCAGCGCGCTACGTTGATGTTCCATcagagaaaggaaagaagctCTCAAGCACTTCTAAG GATTTGTcagaaagcgacgattcTACCGCTGTTATTGCACTTAACTTCGATGCTATGACACTGGTATTCAGAAAAACACAAACGTTGCGGAAAGATATTGGTGAAGCTGGAGGAGTAATTGCTTCTGAGTCTTTTACAGTGACTATTTCCCCTGGAGCAATAGTAGACAGAAGTTTACGAACGGGATTTACTGTTTATGAATACCAGCCAGAAGAATCCAAAAACGTTGATGACGACACGGAAGTAACAGACATCATAGTCTTACATCCTTGCGGCACGAAATTTGCAAAGAATGTTGAAATCAGGATGAATTATAACAACTCTTGGCAATCTGACATCTCTCTCTTATATGAAGGACCACATGTTGGCGTCTTTTATACCACCTCGTTGCATTACAGCTTTGTCACGGTCAATAGGAATGAGGCTGAACTACCACTATGTCTTGATCACGATGGGGCTGAAATGACAGCTAGTCTTAGTCGGTCATCTATTGATATAAGCACAAAGCACTTTTGCAAGCTGTTTGCATGTCTATTTGGATGTGCTGGGCACTGCTATCGACCGTTGGCTTTTGGAAGGTGGATAAAAGGTGAATCCCTACGCACAGCAACAATTGATCTGCATtttacgtcatcaaagtcATCTtacgttgaccacgttgaaaGATGCAACAAAGGCTTGCCTCAACTATTGAAAGATTACAACGTCAGGCTATTCCTTTCGCGATCTGATCCAATTAGGATCAAAATTACGAGAATTTCTCCTGGTTGGAATCTGATATCTACTTCTCcgagagaaatttcaaagCAAGAGTTGATTCAAGCAAAGAAATCTCCTTCAAAATACTGCTCGCGTAGCTTTATGCTAGagaaagaagatgaagatgcTGCTGACGTTCCGTGGCTTGAGGTTCAACTAACGGGAGGAAAGAAAACCGACTGCTTGCTCACATTGAAAGAGTACACTTCATCTCTTGTG TAA
- the LOC136194952 gene encoding SID1 transmembrane family member 1-like isoform X1, with product MAQTSSRISVALLVYYLSIHAELSLSAINELHNATIGEAETGNVSSVTPMTYIFQYDLKDLHDKALRVNVTSSSATTENPILFVVRRQTTVQSWTVPLVLHRTGYASVSRTLCPFRLEDASHGRNVTFYIDLSTSSSVSVDFSFIVYVENTFTLKLGVPETFSVSPSSPKYYQYTFNHSIDFDEILVKVSSEDVSSKNICAIVSVEAGDCPVHDLPSNVRFSSAFQTMLSKAGITIEKKGLFKKGLIYIAFVVYPADLRCQSGVLDNIDNEHSNVIRNASGLSRVKSFTVTVEKALPPSSYASPIAFSVAMCLGFFLMVFIGIFIDWHVRDRKRGKTFLSNLTGATPVNDAGLESNGSNSYQITDGSVARQLDDGDDDGSVNVLSTLHVIENKRKDGDCLNVGDLARLSECQMQSKYKRYTWSLVTIGVFYALPSIQLVIAYQTVLNLSGNQDLCYYNFWCAHPAGILSDFNHVWSNIAYILLGILFFLIVYRRSRRYHRKEELHNTGLPQYFGLSYSMAVALVAEGIMSGTYHICPSGSNFQFDTAFMYLIAVLSTLKLYQSRHAEVQAYAYKSFAAMACLIFVAVIGVLYNNLAFWLCFFFAYVIVILYLNLEIYYIGAWSFGKPLLQQWKKALLCENPFYPHRRRFLIVSTFVNIIIALVGVCTQYADFASYLLAIMLINLSLYLFYYIAMKAISKERLSKLAIFLAVLLVALWTPALYFFTRGLTNWQKSPAESRIGNQDCLMLNFYDAHDIWHFLSAFGVFFGFLAFLTIDDNLEGVDRSRITLFPFK from the exons aTGGCGCAAACGTCGAGCAGGATATCTGTTGCCCTTCTCGTTTACTACCTATCAATTCACGCCGAATTGTCGCTGAGTGCAATAAACGAGCTGCACAACGCCACAATCGGCGAAGCAGAAACGGGAAACGTTTCGTCGGTCACGCCAATGACGTACATTTTCCAATACGACCTCAAAGACCTCCACGATAAG GCGCTTCGCGTGAACGTGACGagttcgtcggcgacgaccgAGAATCCGATTCTATTCGTCGTACGACGTCAAACGACGGTTCAATCGTGGACAGTTCCTCTCGTACTGCATCG GACTGGTTACGCGTCTGTGAGTCGAACCCTGTGTCCGTTTCGTCTCGAAGACGCTTCTCACGGACGTAATGTGACGTTTTACATCGAcctgtcgacgtcatcgagtgTTTCTGTGGATTTCAGTTTTATTGTGTACGTGGAGAACACTTTCACGTTGAA ACTAGGCGTTCCGGAAACCTTTTCCGTTAGTCCTAGCTCTCCGAAA TATTATCAATACACGTTTAACCATTCGATTGATTTTGATGAAATCTTGGTGAAAGTCTCGTCGGAAGATGTTAGCAGTAAAAACATATGTGCAATTGTATCGGTCGAAGCTGGCGAC TGTCCCGTACACGATTTGCCGTCGAACGTGCGCTTTTCCAGCGCCTTTCAAACGATGCTATCCAAGGCTGGAATAACGATAGAA aaAAAGGGACTATTCAAAAAGGGACTGATCTACATTGCCTTCGTTGTGTATCCGGCCGATTTGCGATGTCAGAGCGGAGTGCTCGATAACATAGACAATGAGCACAGCAACGTCA TAAGAAATGCTTCAGGGTTATCGAGAGTCAAATCCTTCACTGTTACAGTGGAGAAAGCCTTGCCAC CGTCAAGTTATGCGAGTCCCATTGCCTTTTCCGTGGCCATGTGCTTGGGTTTCTTTCTCATGGTCTTTATTGGAATTTTTATCGACTGGCACGTTAGAGA CCGAAAGCGAGGTaaaacgtttctttcgaATCTGACGGGCGCAACACCAG TCAATGATGCCGGACTAGAGTCCAATGGCAGTAATAGCTATCAAATAACTG atggaTCCGTGGCGAGACAGCTGGACGatggcgatgacgacggttCCGTAAACGTTTTATCGACTCTTCACGTCATCGAAAACAAG AGAAAAGACGGAGACTGTTTGAACGTGGGCGATTTGGCCCGATTGAGTGAATGTCAGATGCAGAGCAAGTACAAGCGATACACTTGGAGTTTAGTGACGATTGGAGTGTTCTACGCACTGCCGTCAATCCAGCTCGTCATTGCTTATCAAACG GTTTTGAATTTATCTGGTAATCAAGATTTGTGTTATTACAACTTCTGGTGTGCTCATCCGGCCGGGATATTATC AGATTTTAATCACGTGTGGAGCAACATTGCCTATATTCTTCTCGgaatccttttctttttgatcgTCTATAGACGAAGTCGGCGTTAccatagaaaagaagaa TTGCACAATACAGGACTGCCTCAGTATTTTGGCCTTTCATACTCAATGG CTGTGGCTCTTGTGGCTGAAGGCATAATGAGCGGAACCTATCACATTTGTCCATCAGGCTCCAACTTTCAGTTTG ATACGGCTTTTATGTATCTTATTGCCGTTTTGTCGACGCTGAAGCTCTACCAGTCGAGACACGCTGAAGTTCAAGCGTACGCCTACAAGTCTTTCGCTGCTATGGCGTGTTTGATTTTTGTAGCCGTCATCGGAGTG CTCTATAACAATTTGGCGTTTTGGCtgtgtttcttctttgcctaCGTCATTGTTATTCTGTATCTAAATCTGGAGATTTATTATATTGGGGCTTGGAGTTTTG gcAAGCCTCTGTTGCAGCAGTGGAAAAAGGCTCTTTTGTGTGAAAATCCTTTCTATCCG CATCGACGCCGCTTCTTGATCGTTTCTACCTTCGTCAATATTATCAT TGCTCTCGTTGGCGTCTGTACTCAATATGCGGACTTTGCTTCCTATCTTCTCGCTATCATGCTGATCAATTTGTCGCTCTATCTCTTTTACTACATAGCAATGAAG GCAATCAGTAAAGAGCGTCTCAGCAAATTGGCCATTTTTCTGGCTGTTCTTCTCGTGGCATTGTGGACACCAGCATTGTACTTTTTCACTCGAGGACTCACCAACTGGCAG AAATCTCCTGCTGAATCTCGCATCGGCAATCAGGACTGCTTGATGCTAAATTTCTATGACGCTCACGACATTTGGCATTTTCTGTCGGCCTTTGGAGTGTTTTTCGGATTTTTG GCCTTCTTGACTATTGACGATAATCTGGAAGGAGTTGACAGAAGTAGAATTACATTGTTTCCATTCAAGTGA
- the LOC136195010 gene encoding uncharacterized protein isoform X2 has translation MQESRQESRWKLALECLRKCRWRPDLYALRGYGLITLEEYRSLSTLSTEKQTEMLLSEILAEKSPLYFQDLDKMLRETERELVDVIARDVLRRFTAARYVDVPSEKGKKLSSTSKDLSESDDSTAVIALNFDAMTLVFRKTQTLRKDIGEAGGVIASESFTVTISPGAIVDRSLRTGFTVYEYQPEESKNVDDDTEVTDIIVLHPCGTKFAKNVEIRMNYNNSWQSDISLLYEGPHVGVFYTTSLHYSFVTVNRNEAELPLCLDHDGAEMTASLSRSSIDISTKHFCKLFACLFGCAGHCYRPLAFGRWIKGESLRTATIDLHFTSSKSSYVDHVERCNKGLPQLLKDYNVRLFLSRSDPIRIKITRISPGWNLISTSPREISKQELIQAKKSPSKYCSRSFMLEKEDEDAADVPWLEVQLTGGKKTDCLLTLKEYTSSLVLVRLKQLVLISLV, from the exons ATGCAAGAAAGCAGACAAGAAAGCCGTTGGAAGCTCGCTTTGGAATGCTTGCGCAAATGCAGATGGCGTCCAGATTTATATGCTCTTCGGGGATATGGTCTAATCACTCTCGAGGAGTACAGATCGCTGTCTACGTTGTCTACAGAGAAGCAGACAGAGATGCTGCTCTCTGAAATTCTTGCTGAGAAAAGCCCGCTCTATTTTCAAGATTTGGACAAAATGCTTCGCGAGACAGAAAGAGAACTCGTCGATGTCATTGCCAGAGATGTACTTAGAAGATTCACGGCAGCGCGCTACGTTGATGTTCCATcagagaaaggaaagaagctCTCAAGCACTTCTAAG GATTTGTcagaaagcgacgattcTACCGCTGTTATTGCACTTAACTTCGATGCTATGACACTGGTATTCAGAAAAACACAAACGTTGCGGAAAGATATTGGTGAAGCTGGAGGAGTAATTGCTTCTGAGTCTTTTACAGTGACTATTTCCCCTGGAGCAATAGTAGACAGAAGTTTACGAACGGGATTTACTGTTTATGAATACCAGCCAGAAGAATCCAAAAACGTTGATGACGACACGGAAGTAACAGACATCATAGTCTTACATCCTTGCGGCACGAAATTTGCAAAGAATGTTGAAATCAGGATGAATTATAACAACTCTTGGCAATCTGACATCTCTCTCTTATATGAAGGACCACATGTTGGCGTCTTTTATACCACCTCGTTGCATTACAGCTTTGTCACGGTCAATAGGAATGAGGCTGAACTACCACTATGTCTTGATCACGATGGGGCTGAAATGACAGCTAGTCTTAGTCGGTCATCTATTGATATAAGCACAAAGCACTTTTGCAAGCTGTTTGCATGTCTATTTGGATGTGCTGGGCACTGCTATCGACCGTTGGCTTTTGGAAGGTGGATAAAAGGTGAATCCCTACGCACAGCAACAATTGATCTGCATtttacgtcatcaaagtcATCTtacgttgaccacgttgaaaGATGCAACAAAGGCTTGCCTCAACTATTGAAAGATTACAACGTCAGGCTATTCCTTTCGCGATCTGATCCAATTAGGATCAAAATTACGAGAATTTCTCCTGGTTGGAATCTGATATCTACTTCTCcgagagaaatttcaaagCAAGAGTTGATTCAAGCAAAGAAATCTCCTTCAAAATACTGCTCGCGTAGCTTTATGCTAGagaaagaagatgaagatgcTGCTGACGTTCCGTGGCTTGAGGTTCAACTAACGGGAGGAAAGAAAACCGACTGCTTGCTCACATTGAAAGAGTACACTTCATCTCTTGTG CTAGTAAGATTAAAGCAGCTGGTGCTAATCTCTCTG GTGTAG
- the LOC136194952 gene encoding SID1 transmembrane family member 1-like isoform X2, whose translation MAQTSSRISVALLVYYLSIHAELSLSAINELHNATIGEAETGNVSSVTPMTYIFQYDLKDLHDKALRVNVTSSSATTENPILFVVRRQTTVQSWTVPLVLHRTGYASVSRTLCPFRLEDASHGRNVTFYIDLSTSSSVSVDFSFIVYVENTFTLKLGVPETFSVSPSSPKYYQYTFNHSIDFDEILVKVSSEDVSSKNICAIVSVEAGDCPVHDLPSNVRFSSAFQTMLSKAGITIEKKGLFKKGLIYIAFVVYPADLRCQSGVLDNIDNEHSNVIRNASGLSRVKSFTVTVEKALPPSSYASPIAFSVAMCLGFFLMVFIGIFIDWHVRDRKRGKTFLSNLTGATPVNDAGLESNGSNSYQITDGSVARQLDDGDDDGSVNVLSTLHVIENKRKDGDCLNVGDLARLSECQMQSKYKRYTWSLVTIGVFYALPSIQLVIAYQTVLNLSGNQDLCYYNFWCAHPAGILSDFNHVWSNIAYILLGILFFLIVYRRSRRYHRKEELHNTGLPQYFGLSYSMAVALVAEGIMSGTYHICPSGSNFQFDTAFMYLIAVLSTLKLYQSRHAEVQAYAYKSFAAMACLIFVAVIGVLYNNLAFWLCFFFAYVIVILYLNLEIYYIGAWSFGKPLLQQWKKALLCENPFYPHRRRFLIVSTFVNIIIALVGVCTQYADFASYLLAIMLINLSLYLFYYIAMKAISKERLSKLAIFLAVLLVALWTPALYFFTRGLTNWQKSPAESRIGNQDCLMLNFYDAHDIWHFLSAFGVFFGFLAFLTIDDDLEGVDRSTIAVF comes from the exons aTGGCGCAAACGTCGAGCAGGATATCTGTTGCCCTTCTCGTTTACTACCTATCAATTCACGCCGAATTGTCGCTGAGTGCAATAAACGAGCTGCACAACGCCACAATCGGCGAAGCAGAAACGGGAAACGTTTCGTCGGTCACGCCAATGACGTACATTTTCCAATACGACCTCAAAGACCTCCACGATAAG GCGCTTCGCGTGAACGTGACGagttcgtcggcgacgaccgAGAATCCGATTCTATTCGTCGTACGACGTCAAACGACGGTTCAATCGTGGACAGTTCCTCTCGTACTGCATCG GACTGGTTACGCGTCTGTGAGTCGAACCCTGTGTCCGTTTCGTCTCGAAGACGCTTCTCACGGACGTAATGTGACGTTTTACATCGAcctgtcgacgtcatcgagtgTTTCTGTGGATTTCAGTTTTATTGTGTACGTGGAGAACACTTTCACGTTGAA ACTAGGCGTTCCGGAAACCTTTTCCGTTAGTCCTAGCTCTCCGAAA TATTATCAATACACGTTTAACCATTCGATTGATTTTGATGAAATCTTGGTGAAAGTCTCGTCGGAAGATGTTAGCAGTAAAAACATATGTGCAATTGTATCGGTCGAAGCTGGCGAC TGTCCCGTACACGATTTGCCGTCGAACGTGCGCTTTTCCAGCGCCTTTCAAACGATGCTATCCAAGGCTGGAATAACGATAGAA aaAAAGGGACTATTCAAAAAGGGACTGATCTACATTGCCTTCGTTGTGTATCCGGCCGATTTGCGATGTCAGAGCGGAGTGCTCGATAACATAGACAATGAGCACAGCAACGTCA TAAGAAATGCTTCAGGGTTATCGAGAGTCAAATCCTTCACTGTTACAGTGGAGAAAGCCTTGCCAC CGTCAAGTTATGCGAGTCCCATTGCCTTTTCCGTGGCCATGTGCTTGGGTTTCTTTCTCATGGTCTTTATTGGAATTTTTATCGACTGGCACGTTAGAGA CCGAAAGCGAGGTaaaacgtttctttcgaATCTGACGGGCGCAACACCAG TCAATGATGCCGGACTAGAGTCCAATGGCAGTAATAGCTATCAAATAACTG atggaTCCGTGGCGAGACAGCTGGACGatggcgatgacgacggttCCGTAAACGTTTTATCGACTCTTCACGTCATCGAAAACAAG AGAAAAGACGGAGACTGTTTGAACGTGGGCGATTTGGCCCGATTGAGTGAATGTCAGATGCAGAGCAAGTACAAGCGATACACTTGGAGTTTAGTGACGATTGGAGTGTTCTACGCACTGCCGTCAATCCAGCTCGTCATTGCTTATCAAACG GTTTTGAATTTATCTGGTAATCAAGATTTGTGTTATTACAACTTCTGGTGTGCTCATCCGGCCGGGATATTATC AGATTTTAATCACGTGTGGAGCAACATTGCCTATATTCTTCTCGgaatccttttctttttgatcgTCTATAGACGAAGTCGGCGTTAccatagaaaagaagaa TTGCACAATACAGGACTGCCTCAGTATTTTGGCCTTTCATACTCAATGG CTGTGGCTCTTGTGGCTGAAGGCATAATGAGCGGAACCTATCACATTTGTCCATCAGGCTCCAACTTTCAGTTTG ATACGGCTTTTATGTATCTTATTGCCGTTTTGTCGACGCTGAAGCTCTACCAGTCGAGACACGCTGAAGTTCAAGCGTACGCCTACAAGTCTTTCGCTGCTATGGCGTGTTTGATTTTTGTAGCCGTCATCGGAGTG CTCTATAACAATTTGGCGTTTTGGCtgtgtttcttctttgcctaCGTCATTGTTATTCTGTATCTAAATCTGGAGATTTATTATATTGGGGCTTGGAGTTTTG gcAAGCCTCTGTTGCAGCAGTGGAAAAAGGCTCTTTTGTGTGAAAATCCTTTCTATCCG CATCGACGCCGCTTCTTGATCGTTTCTACCTTCGTCAATATTATCAT TGCTCTCGTTGGCGTCTGTACTCAATATGCGGACTTTGCTTCCTATCTTCTCGCTATCATGCTGATCAATTTGTCGCTCTATCTCTTTTACTACATAGCAATGAAG GCAATCAGTAAAGAGCGTCTCAGCAAATTGGCCATTTTTCTGGCTGTTCTTCTCGTGGCATTGTGGACACCAGCATTGTACTTTTTCACTCGAGGACTCACCAACTGGCAG AAATCTCCTGCTGAATCTCGCATCGGCAATCAGGACTGCTTGATGCTAAATTTCTATGACGCTCACGACATTTGGCATTTTCTGTCGGCCTTTGGAGTGTTTTTCGGATTTTTG GCCTTTTTGACTATTGATGATGATCTGGAAGGAGTTGACAGAAGTACAATTGCAGTGTTTTAG
- the LOC136195030 gene encoding integrator complex subunit 11-like gives MLSARERKKNERHQSRPFRCSAYHTRFSLVLIIVFVGAGQDVGRSCILLYIGGKRIMLDCGMHMGFNDQRRFPDFSYIGAGPVTEYIDCVIISHFHLDHCGALPYFTEMYGYDGPIYMTHPTKAICPILLEDYRKITVEKKGETDFFTSAMIKTCMKKVVAVNLHQTVQVDDELEIKPYYAGHVLGAAMFRIKVGSQSAVYTGDYT, from the exons ATGCTTAGCGCGCGTGAACGGAAAAAAAATGAGCGACATCAAAGTCGTCCCTTTAGGTGCTCAGCGTATCATACAAGGTTCTCACTAGTACTGATTATTGTCTTTGTGGGAGCTGGTCAAG ATGTCGGACGCAGTTGCATTCTGCTCTACATCGGCGGCAAAAGGATCATGCTCGATTGCGGAATGCACATGGGATTCAACGATCAG CGTCGATTTCCGGATTTTTCGTACATTGGAGCCGGTCCTGTGACGGAGTACATTGACTGCGTCATAATAAG CCATTTTCATTTGGATCACTGTGGCGCTTTGCCTTACTTCACCGAGATGTATGGCTATGATGGTCCTATCTATATGACCCATCCCACAAAGGCCATATGTCCAATCCTACTG GAAGACTACCGGAAGATCAcagtagaaaagaaaggcgagaCAGATTTCTTCACGTCAGCA ATGATTAAGACTTGCATGAAGAAAGTTGTGGCGGTTAATCTTCATCAAACCGTTCAG GTTGATGATGAGCTTGAGATCAAGCCCTATTACGCAGGACACGTTCTCGGCGCGGCAATgtttcgaatcaaagttggATCGCAGTCAGCAGTATATACA GGTGACTACACATGA